Proteins encoded together in one Peribacillus asahii window:
- the lpdA gene encoding dihydrolipoyl dehydrogenase: protein MAEEYDVVILGGGTGGYVAAIRASQLGLKTAVVEKRKLGGTCLHSGCIPSKALLRSAEVYRTVKKSEEYGILKDHVGIDFARVQQRKEGIVNKLYSGVQHLLKQGKISVYEGMGRILGPSIFSPMPGTISVEMNDGSDNAILLPQHVIIATGSRPKTLPGLSIDGQYVLSSEEALQLETLPQSIIIIGGGVIGVEWASLLHDFGVQVTVLEYAPYILPHEDEEVAKEMMRTLREKGVRIVTEAKVLPETLKTGEVVSIKAEVNGELQEYMGDKILVSVGRDANVTDIGLENTEIALEQGYISTNSMYQTKESHIYAIGDCIGGLQLAHVAAREGIIAVEHLARQQPTPLDPSWVTRCIYASPEIASVGYTEQEALKKGFTIKVGNFPFKAIGKALVYGETEGFVKIIADEQTNDVLGVHMIGPHVTDMISEASLAKVLDATPWEIASAVHPHPSLSEAIGEAALAVDGLALHF from the coding sequence ATGGCAGAGGAGTATGATGTTGTTATTCTAGGTGGGGGGACGGGAGGCTATGTTGCCGCTATTCGGGCTAGTCAGCTCGGTTTGAAAACAGCCGTTGTTGAAAAGAGAAAATTAGGAGGAACCTGTCTTCATAGCGGCTGTATCCCTTCAAAGGCCCTTTTACGAAGTGCGGAAGTATACAGGACTGTAAAGAAGAGTGAAGAATATGGCATTTTAAAGGACCATGTTGGAATAGATTTCGCTAGAGTACAGCAGCGAAAAGAGGGAATTGTGAACAAACTCTACAGCGGTGTACAACATTTATTAAAGCAAGGGAAAATTTCTGTGTATGAAGGGATGGGCAGAATATTGGGCCCTTCTATTTTTTCCCCCATGCCAGGGACTATTTCTGTAGAGATGAATGATGGGAGCGATAATGCCATTTTGCTGCCGCAGCATGTCATTATTGCGACGGGCTCTCGGCCAAAAACATTACCTGGTTTATCAATTGACGGTCAGTATGTCCTTTCATCGGAAGAGGCTCTTCAATTAGAAACATTGCCACAGTCGATCATTATAATCGGAGGAGGGGTCATTGGGGTAGAGTGGGCTTCGCTGTTGCACGATTTCGGGGTGCAAGTAACGGTCCTTGAGTATGCTCCGTATATTCTTCCTCACGAAGATGAAGAAGTGGCGAAAGAAATGATGCGTACTCTTCGGGAAAAAGGGGTTCGTATTGTGACGGAAGCAAAAGTATTACCTGAAACCTTGAAAACAGGAGAAGTTGTCTCAATTAAGGCAGAGGTGAATGGCGAACTTCAAGAATATATGGGAGACAAAATTCTTGTTTCCGTAGGACGAGACGCTAATGTAACTGATATTGGTTTAGAAAATACTGAGATTGCCCTTGAACAAGGTTACATTTCAACGAACAGCATGTACCAAACGAAGGAATCTCATATTTATGCAATAGGAGATTGTATCGGGGGATTGCAGCTTGCACATGTAGCTGCACGCGAAGGCATTATTGCTGTTGAGCATTTAGCAAGACAGCAGCCCACACCTTTAGATCCTTCATGGGTTACAAGATGTATTTATGCCAGTCCGGAAATAGCAAGTGTAGGCTATACAGAGCAAGAGGCATTGAAAAAAGGATTTACAATAAAAGTCGGGAATTTTCCATTTAAAGCCATTGGTAAGGCACTTGTATATGGTGAAACAGAAGGATTCGTTAAAATCATTGCGGATGAACAGACGAATGATGTGCTAGGTGTGCATATGATTGGGCCGCATGTGACGGATATGATCTCTGAAGCGAGTCTTGCAAAAGTATTGGATGCAACTCCGTGGGAAATAGCTTCAGCGGTTCATCCTCATCCAAGTTTATCGGAAGCTATCGGTGAAGCGGCTCTTGCAGTTGATGGCTTAGCATTACATTTTTAA
- the bcd gene encoding branched-chain amino acid dehydrogenase gives MEMFQYLEKYDYEQVVFCQDKQSGLKAIIAIHDTTLGPALGGTRMWMYPSEEAAIEDALRLARGMTYKNAAAGLNLGGGKAVIIGNPHTDKNEAMFRAFGRYIQGLNGRYITAEDVGTTVEDMDLIHEETDYVTGISPAFGSSGNPSPMTAYGVYRGMKAAAKEAFGTDSLAGKTVAVQGVGNVAYHLCRHLYEEGAQLIVTDIQQAAVQRAVNEFGAKAVEPAEIYDVDCDIYAPCALGAVLNDETIPTIKAKVIAGSANNQLKNSLHGEQLHEKGIIYAPDYVINAGGVINVADELIGYNRERTLKKVENIYDNITKVFEIAKRDNIPTYKAANRMAEERIARMRYSRSQFIQNEKHILNRRK, from the coding sequence ATGGAAATGTTTCAATATCTTGAGAAATATGATTATGAACAAGTTGTTTTTTGCCAGGATAAACAATCGGGCTTAAAGGCTATTATTGCGATTCATGATACAACATTAGGCCCTGCCCTTGGTGGTACTCGAATGTGGATGTATCCATCTGAAGAAGCTGCAATTGAAGATGCGCTTAGATTAGCAAGAGGGATGACATATAAAAATGCGGCAGCTGGTTTGAATTTAGGCGGGGGAAAAGCCGTAATTATTGGAAATCCACATACGGATAAAAACGAAGCTATGTTTCGTGCATTTGGACGTTATATCCAAGGTTTAAATGGACGCTATATTACGGCAGAAGATGTAGGGACGACTGTAGAGGATATGGATCTTATTCATGAAGAGACGGATTATGTAACAGGAATATCACCTGCCTTTGGTTCTTCGGGGAATCCATCTCCGATGACCGCTTATGGTGTATATCGAGGGATGAAGGCTGCAGCAAAGGAAGCATTCGGTACTGATTCTTTAGCAGGAAAAACAGTCGCCGTCCAAGGCGTGGGGAATGTTGCCTATCATTTATGCCGTCATCTTTATGAAGAAGGAGCGCAGTTGATTGTAACAGATATTCAGCAAGCTGCTGTTCAGCGAGCGGTAAATGAATTTGGAGCAAAAGCGGTTGAACCAGCAGAGATTTATGATGTAGATTGTGATATTTATGCTCCTTGTGCTCTGGGTGCTGTTCTGAATGATGAAACCATTCCGACCATAAAAGCAAAAGTAATTGCCGGATCAGCGAATAACCAATTAAAGAACTCGCTTCATGGCGAACAACTTCATGAAAAAGGGATTATTTATGCTCCCGATTATGTCATTAATGCTGGCGGAGTAATTAACGTAGCAGATGAGCTAATAGGTTATAATCGTGAGCGCACATTAAAGAAAGTAGAGAACATTTATGATAATATTACTAAAGTGTTTGAGATTGCAAAGCGCGACAACATTCCAACATATAAGGCTGCTAATCGTATGGCAGAGGAACGGATTGCTAGAATGAGATATTCACGCAGTCAATTTATACAAAATGAAAAACATATTTTAAATCGTCGTAAATAA